In a genomic window of Vicinamibacterales bacterium:
- a CDS encoding VWA domain-containing protein, with the protein MPLRGAVQHAGLLPFVAFVATLATSSHPHAQFRTGTTLVVVDVAVTGPDGEIVRDLTAADFELLVDGARTPIEQLRLVDASLAPPEADTPDGVASNAAEPGGVFALVIDELNLGPRSGIQARRLAMEFIQNTLQPHDYAAVLRSGSTAALLFSTDRNRLIGIARGTSGRGGIAQDGAAGVDVIGAAEAGANGPISSDGIDPADFGDGGTLFDPAAGLEMVRLVVERLAAVPSRRKAVLWFNEGLSVDVRAALANPTDLTGEKLREVVRAAFEGNVAVYPVDPRGLYSGPNVSRFRKVPEYGTELDALRDVARVTGGSAIVNTNSVAKALVQVARENRAYYLLGYAPTAPPERTWRVQSIDVRVRRPVVTVRHRTGFVPLARPAVPALVPVAAPLPIRGVRVAMAPALVSHLSRSPSVVAPFAVLGGLPVGSDATYLVMAVDEKGVMRAQQSGRVPRSGARAVTAAPRLSLPAGNYQFRLIVQGVGTGGTVFADVTVPKDAASSAVCAGVHLEQAGAELASATHVFAGGAALRAHATASALGHLKGSDVSAVVESEGVTVLSAPVSVSPAGRGWWRLESSLTLPTAAGRYRLRMHSDGRPIDSCSTELDVAP; encoded by the coding sequence ATGCCGCTTAGAGGAGCCGTCCAACATGCGGGCTTGCTGCCGTTCGTTGCCTTCGTAGCGACGCTGGCTACTTCATCTCACCCCCACGCACAGTTTCGAACGGGTACAACACTTGTCGTGGTCGATGTCGCGGTCACCGGACCTGATGGGGAGATCGTGCGCGACTTGACAGCCGCCGACTTCGAGTTGCTGGTGGACGGAGCCCGCACACCGATCGAGCAGTTGCGTCTCGTGGATGCCAGCCTGGCGCCCCCGGAGGCTGACACACCGGACGGCGTCGCCTCGAACGCTGCCGAACCCGGCGGCGTGTTTGCGCTGGTCATCGACGAGTTGAATCTTGGCCCACGGAGCGGCATCCAGGCGCGCCGTCTCGCCATGGAGTTCATCCAGAACACGCTGCAGCCCCATGATTACGCCGCCGTGCTAAGGTCCGGCAGCACGGCGGCACTGCTCTTCAGCACTGACCGGAATCGCCTAATCGGCATCGCGCGTGGGACCTCCGGCCGCGGCGGGATTGCGCAAGACGGGGCGGCCGGCGTGGATGTGATAGGGGCGGCCGAGGCAGGCGCAAACGGGCCGATCAGCTCCGACGGCATCGATCCGGCCGATTTCGGTGATGGCGGCACGCTGTTCGATCCCGCCGCTGGCCTCGAGATGGTCCGGCTGGTGGTGGAGCGCCTTGCGGCGGTCCCCTCTCGGCGCAAGGCCGTCCTTTGGTTCAATGAAGGGCTGTCGGTGGACGTGCGGGCGGCACTCGCCAACCCGACGGATCTTACGGGCGAGAAGCTCCGAGAGGTGGTCCGGGCTGCGTTTGAAGGAAATGTCGCCGTCTATCCAGTCGATCCACGCGGGCTGTATTCCGGTCCGAACGTCTCCCGATTCCGCAAGGTTCCGGAATACGGCACGGAACTGGATGCGCTCCGCGACGTTGCCCGTGTGACCGGCGGCAGCGCCATCGTCAACACGAACTCCGTCGCCAAGGCGCTTGTCCAGGTCGCTCGCGAGAATCGCGCGTACTACCTGCTCGGCTACGCACCCACGGCGCCACCCGAGCGGACATGGCGCGTGCAATCGATCGACGTGCGCGTCCGCCGACCGGTTGTAACGGTGCGTCACCGGACCGGGTTCGTCCCACTCGCCAGGCCAGCAGTGCCGGCGCTCGTGCCAGTTGCGGCGCCATTGCCAATCCGCGGTGTGCGCGTGGCGATGGCGCCGGCCCTCGTGAGTCATCTGTCTCGTTCGCCCTCGGTCGTCGCGCCGTTTGCCGTCTTGGGCGGACTGCCTGTCGGAAGCGACGCGACATATTTGGTGATGGCGGTTGACGAGAAGGGAGTGATGCGCGCGCAGCAATCCGGGCGTGTGCCCCGATCAGGGGCCAGGGCGGTCACCGCCGCGCCACGACTCTCGCTCCCGGCTGGAAATTATCAGTTTCGCCTGATCGTTCAGGGAGTCGGCACGGGTGGCACGGTGTTCGCGGACGTGACAGTGCCGAAGGACGCCGCCTCATCAGCCGTCTGCGCCGGGGTGCATTTGGAACAGGCCGGAGCCGAACTGGCGAGCGCCACGCACGTCTTTGCCGGTGGCGCCGCGTTGCGTGCTCACGCAACCGCGTCTGCGCTTGGGCACCTCAAAGGCAGTGACGTTTCCGCGGTCGTGGAAAGTGAGGGCGTCACGGTGCTCAGCGCGCCGGTCAGCGTCTCGCCTGCTGGCCGAGGGTGGTGGCGCCTTGAGTCCTCGCTCACGCTGCCGACGGCGGCGGGCCGTTATCGGTTGAGGATGCACTCGGACGGCCGCCCGATCGACAGCTGTTCTACTGAGTTGGATGTGGCGCCTTAA
- a CDS encoding Rieske 2Fe-2S domain-containing protein, translated as MVLTSGAFVAGHVWLLVKSLLERPTGRSPAVAIAAIEELPVGGAKTFQYPAGSPPRLLVRTGATSFVAYDQQCTHLACPVVPMVALGRLHCPCHNGWFDLSTGRPVAGPPQRPLPRVALEMRDGSVYATGVEEPSS; from the coding sequence ATGGTCCTCACGAGCGGGGCCTTTGTCGCCGGGCACGTGTGGCTGCTCGTCAAGAGCCTCCTCGAACGGCCGACTGGACGGTCACCGGCCGTGGCGATCGCAGCCATCGAGGAACTGCCAGTGGGCGGCGCCAAGACATTCCAGTACCCAGCAGGAAGCCCGCCCCGTCTGCTCGTGCGCACCGGCGCCACATCGTTCGTCGCGTACGACCAGCAGTGCACGCATCTCGCGTGTCCGGTCGTGCCGATGGTCGCGCTGGGGCGATTGCATTGCCCATGTCACAACGGCTGGTTCGACCTGTCCACGGGACGGCCGGTGGCGGGACCACCACAGCGGCCGTTGCCCCGCGTCGCACTCGAAATGCGGGACGGATCAGTCTATGCGACCGGCGTGGAGGAACCGTCATCATGA
- a CDS encoding tellurite resistance/C4-dicarboxylate transporter family protein, which translates to MTGATTPARASTVADLHPAYFAMVMATGIVSIACVLVGFRTLGQALLPANLLFASILAALTIARIVRFPARIIADLSDHRRAVGFFTLVAAASVLGSQVLLVTGRQGVAIGLWILAIVLWAALTYGIFTALTVTRVKPTLAEGINGGWLVAVVAPQSIVVLGAQLASGFGAYVQEALFFCLTMWLGAGMLYIWIISLIFYRYTFFVLEPSDLAPPYWINMGAVAISTLAGSFLVLEAPHSALLAQLLPFLKGFTLLFWATATWWIPMLVILGIWRHGLQRFPLRYDPLYWGAVFPLGMYTACTWRLAEALNLPSLTAIPRVFIFVALAAWTLTFAGLVHRLVSRR; encoded by the coding sequence GTGACTGGCGCCACGACGCCAGCGCGCGCCTCCACCGTCGCCGACCTTCATCCCGCGTACTTCGCCATGGTGATGGCCACCGGCATCGTGTCCATCGCCTGCGTGCTCGTGGGATTCCGCACCCTCGGCCAGGCATTGCTGCCGGCCAACCTGCTGTTTGCGTCGATTCTCGCAGCGCTCACGATTGCCCGGATCGTCCGGTTCCCCGCCCGTATCATCGCCGATCTCTCGGATCACAGGCGAGCGGTCGGATTCTTCACACTGGTCGCGGCTGCGTCCGTGCTCGGCAGTCAGGTTCTGCTCGTCACGGGTCGTCAAGGTGTCGCGATTGGCCTCTGGATCCTTGCGATCGTCCTCTGGGCAGCGTTAACCTACGGCATCTTCACGGCCCTGACCGTGACCCGCGTCAAGCCGACGCTGGCCGAGGGAATCAACGGGGGCTGGCTCGTGGCGGTCGTCGCCCCCCAGTCGATCGTCGTGCTGGGCGCCCAGCTCGCCTCCGGTTTCGGCGCCTATGTGCAGGAGGCGTTGTTCTTCTGCCTGACGATGTGGCTCGGGGCGGGCATGCTCTATATCTGGATCATCTCGCTGATCTTCTATCGCTATACGTTCTTCGTCCTCGAACCATCCGACCTGGCCCCACCCTACTGGATCAATATGGGCGCGGTCGCCATCTCCACGTTAGCCGGAAGCTTCCTCGTCCTGGAAGCACCCCACTCCGCGCTGCTGGCTCAGCTGCTGCCCTTTCTAAAGGGATTCACACTCCTCTTCTGGGCCACGGCGACTTGGTGGATTCCGATGCTCGTGATTCTGGGCATCTGGAGACACGGACTTCAGCGGTTCCCGCTGCGCTACGATCCTCTCTATTGGGGTGCCGTGTTCCCGCTCGGCATGTACACCGCCTGCACCTGGCGATTGGCCGAGGCACTGAATCTGCCATCGCTGACGGCTATTCCACGCGTGTTCATCTTCGTGGCGTTGGCGGCGTGGACGCTGACGTTTGCAGGCCTTGTGCACAGGCTCGTATCCCGTCGATAG
- a CDS encoding Crp/Fnr family transcriptional regulator, which produces MDPMRSRIFDGLTETERRQWLGTARQRDVRRNESVARQGEPVRAFALVESGLLKLLQLTPDGRELIVRFVGPGEPFGGVAVLDAAVYPVTALALEPTRLLTWQAEVLRPLLDRYPQVRLNITREIAAHMTDALTRVRELATERVSQRLAHTLLRLMRQAGTPGPDGVLIAHPLTRQELADLTGTTLYTVSRTLSRWQAEGVLRSTRRQLLVRAPKRLEALSRAPE; this is translated from the coding sequence ATGGATCCGATGCGCTCCCGCATCTTCGACGGACTTACCGAGACCGAGCGCCGCCAATGGCTGGGGACGGCGCGGCAGCGTGATGTCCGGAGAAACGAGTCGGTGGCGCGCCAGGGTGAGCCAGTGCGGGCATTTGCACTGGTCGAATCCGGACTGCTGAAGCTCTTGCAGCTCACACCGGACGGCCGAGAATTGATCGTCCGCTTCGTGGGACCTGGCGAACCGTTCGGCGGAGTCGCCGTCCTGGATGCGGCGGTCTATCCGGTCACGGCTCTAGCCCTGGAACCGACGCGCCTGCTGACGTGGCAGGCTGAGGTGTTGCGGCCATTGCTGGATCGCTACCCGCAGGTTCGGCTGAACATCACACGCGAGATCGCGGCGCACATGACCGACGCGCTGACGCGGGTGCGCGAGCTCGCGACGGAGCGCGTGAGCCAGCGCTTGGCCCACACGCTGCTGCGACTGATGCGTCAGGCCGGAACGCCGGGACCCGATGGCGTGCTGATCGCCCACCCGCTCACCCGGCAGGAACTCGCCGACCTCACGGGCACGACGCTGTATACCGTGAGCCGGACACTCTCGCGCTGGCAGGCGGAGGGCGTTCTGCGGTCGACGCGCCGGCAGTTGCTCGTTCGTGCTCCCAAACGGCTCGAGGCGCTCAGTCGCGCCCCGGAATAG
- a CDS encoding NnrS family protein — protein sequence MSTAVASHTFAVAAARDNARATLLRAFLASGLMFMIGPGTLLGVVNLLQISGRESVALISPAWTQAHGHALVFGWVGSFMLGIGIYSVPSTNLRARALQVGWATWALWTAGVALRWTTNVYEWQWRVLFPLSAVAELAAFVLFLHVVSSHRPAAPTAGVPSPRAWLVVVITGVVAWLTTLLLNVGIAVELARHAGDPSVSHVFNQRVLVLLTWGILAPFIWGFTARWMPVLLGLPPLRVWALFGAVAANVVGIVSVFAGFLGLGTTLAVGAAVLAVIGLRLFERPIAEARIRGVHVRFPTFVRLAYAWLLVAAGLGAAAAHWDVAGGLWGASRHAFTVGFVAAMVLAVGQRMLPGFAAHRPLWSPSFMGLGLTLLMLGCVLRVSSEILAYEQYAEWAWFVLPLSGGIELAALGIFAINLYRTLWLSHPGLDDPLVSVAS from the coding sequence ATGAGCACGGCTGTTGCGTCCCACACGTTCGCCGTTGCCGCGGCGCGCGACAACGCACGCGCCACGTTGCTGCGCGCCTTCCTGGCGTCAGGCTTGATGTTCATGATTGGACCGGGGACCCTTCTGGGCGTGGTGAACCTGCTGCAGATCAGCGGGCGGGAGAGCGTGGCGCTCATCTCGCCGGCCTGGACTCAGGCGCACGGGCACGCGCTGGTCTTCGGCTGGGTCGGCAGCTTCATGCTGGGTATTGGCATCTATTCGGTGCCGTCGACCAACCTTCGTGCACGCGCGCTCCAGGTCGGGTGGGCGACGTGGGCGCTCTGGACAGCCGGGGTGGCGTTGCGATGGACCACGAACGTGTACGAATGGCAGTGGCGGGTGCTCTTCCCGCTGTCAGCTGTCGCCGAGCTGGCCGCCTTCGTGCTCTTCCTCCACGTCGTGTCCAGCCACCGGCCCGCCGCGCCAACCGCCGGGGTGCCGTCGCCGCGCGCCTGGCTCGTGGTGGTGATCACCGGGGTGGTGGCATGGCTGACGACTCTTCTGCTGAACGTCGGCATAGCGGTAGAGCTGGCCAGGCACGCTGGGGATCCGAGCGTGTCGCACGTCTTCAACCAACGCGTGCTCGTGTTACTCACGTGGGGCATCCTCGCGCCCTTCATCTGGGGCTTCACGGCACGCTGGATGCCCGTGCTGCTCGGTCTTCCACCGCTGCGAGTGTGGGCACTCTTCGGCGCCGTCGCTGCCAATGTCGTGGGCATCGTGAGCGTCTTCGCCGGGTTCCTGGGTCTGGGTACCACCCTCGCGGTGGGTGCCGCAGTACTGGCCGTCATCGGACTTCGCCTGTTCGAGCGACCGATTGCCGAAGCCAGGATCCGCGGCGTGCATGTCCGGTTTCCAACCTTCGTGCGGCTTGCCTACGCCTGGCTCCTCGTGGCCGCCGGGCTGGGGGCCGCCGCGGCCCACTGGGACGTCGCTGGTGGGCTCTGGGGCGCCTCGCGGCACGCCTTCACGGTCGGATTCGTCGCGGCGATGGTGCTGGCTGTTGGTCAACGGATGCTACCTGGCTTTGCCGCTCACCGACCGCTGTGGAGCCCCAGCTTTATGGGACTGGGGCTGACACTCCTGATGCTCGGCTGCGTTCTGCGCGTCTCCAGCGAGATCCTCGCGTACGAGCAGTACGCAGAATGGGCGTGGTTCGTACTACCTCTCTCAGGAGGGATAGAGCTGGCGGCCCTCGGCATCTTCGCGATCAACCTGTACCGGACGCTGTGGCTGTCGCACCCCGGGCTCGACGACCCGCTGGTGAGTGTTGCGTCGTGA
- a CDS encoding DUF6755 family protein, with product MTRPRSLIRSQRTTIVTGMLVFVLILVVLQLWLLTASMNAYLGGERSIVLPALGASALCFLLNAGLLRYLYRFE from the coding sequence ATGACCCGGCCACGGTCACTGATTCGCAGTCAAAGGACGACCATCGTCACGGGCATGCTGGTGTTCGTCTTGATTCTGGTCGTGCTGCAATTGTGGCTGCTGACCGCCAGTATGAATGCGTATCTTGGCGGGGAGCGATCGATCGTCCTGCCGGCGCTCGGGGCCAGCGCGCTGTGCTTCCTGCTCAACGCCGGGCTCCTGCGGTATCTGTATCGCTTCGAGTAG
- the ric gene encoding iron-sulfur cluster repair di-iron protein: protein MNITRDSRVSDVATEAPATIRVFQEHGIDFCCGGRRPIADACAERGLDVDQLVATLQAATTTAGGNRNWQTAPLGELVAHIQERFHEPLREELPRLMAMMAKVVSRHGDHLPDTLHPLQATLAELQHELVEHMAKEDRVLFPAIAAAKNGETRSGSSISQPIAVMVAEHEHAGHALERMRELTADYTPPEWACPTFRGLYFGLAELERDMHLHVHLENNILFPRAVANG, encoded by the coding sequence ATGAACATCACGAGGGATTCACGCGTGTCAGATGTGGCGACCGAGGCGCCGGCCACGATCAGAGTGTTCCAGGAGCATGGCATCGATTTCTGCTGTGGGGGGAGACGTCCCATTGCCGACGCGTGCGCCGAGCGGGGACTCGATGTCGACCAGCTTGTGGCCACGCTGCAAGCGGCGACCACGACGGCGGGAGGCAACCGGAACTGGCAGACGGCGCCGCTCGGTGAGCTGGTCGCGCACATCCAGGAGCGGTTCCACGAACCGTTGCGCGAGGAACTGCCCCGGCTCATGGCGATGATGGCGAAGGTCGTGAGCCGGCACGGCGATCACTTACCCGACACGCTGCATCCGCTGCAGGCCACCCTGGCCGAGCTGCAGCACGAACTCGTGGAACACATGGCCAAGGAAGATCGAGTTCTTTTCCCCGCCATTGCCGCGGCCAAGAACGGAGAAACCCGCTCCGGCTCCTCGATCAGCCAGCCAATCGCCGTCATGGTGGCGGAACACGAACATGCGGGCCACGCACTCGAGCGGATGCGTGAGCTGACCGCCGACTACACGCCGCCCGAGTGGGCATGCCCGACATTCCGGGGCCTGTACTTCGGCCTGGCGGAGTTGGAGCGCGACATGCACCTGCACGTGCATCTGGAGAACAACATTCTGTTTCCACGAGCGGTGGCCAATGGCTGA
- a CDS encoding IS110 family transposase, which produces MKQVTTYVGIDAHKKDLFVAMLIGAAPTPATWQMANEPGAVRRMVRKLERDAPGPVHVFYEAGPCGYALPRQMTTARIACDVIAPALMPRKPGERVKTNRRDARKLAELGRAGLLTVVQPPTPADEAVRDLARARDDAREDLQRCRHRLGKLLLRRGLHYTGKNWTQAHRRWVDSLTWTHAAERAVVEDYQLAIDHTDARLIELDARLAELAEQAPYREPVGRLRCFRGIDTLTAMLMLAELHDFRRFGSARALMAFLGLVPGEDSSGEKHRRGRITKMGNALVRRILVEASWHYQHRPGVGRALKARRVGQPARVIAIADKAQQRLCRRCRRMMAEHKPAPKVAVVERELAGFLWAALQPPAVASASRA; this is translated from the coding sequence ATGAAACAGGTTACTACGTACGTCGGCATCGATGCGCACAAGAAGGATCTCTTCGTGGCGATGTTGATCGGGGCAGCGCCCACGCCGGCGACGTGGCAGATGGCCAACGAGCCAGGCGCCGTCCGGCGGATGGTGCGCAAGCTCGAGCGCGACGCACCGGGCCCTGTGCACGTCTTCTACGAAGCCGGCCCCTGCGGGTACGCGCTGCCGCGGCAGATGACGACGGCCCGGATCGCCTGCGACGTCATCGCGCCCGCGCTGATGCCCCGGAAGCCGGGCGAGCGTGTGAAGACGAATCGCCGCGACGCTCGCAAACTGGCCGAGCTCGGGCGCGCAGGCCTCCTGACGGTGGTGCAACCGCCGACGCCGGCCGACGAAGCCGTGCGCGATCTGGCGCGGGCGCGCGACGACGCTCGCGAGGATCTCCAGCGGTGTCGCCATCGCCTCGGGAAGTTGCTGTTGCGGCGCGGGCTGCACTACACGGGGAAGAACTGGACGCAGGCGCATCGGCGATGGGTCGACAGCCTGACATGGACGCACGCGGCCGAGCGCGCGGTGGTCGAGGACTACCAGCTCGCCATCGACCACACGGACGCGCGGCTGATCGAGTTGGACGCGCGCCTGGCGGAGCTCGCCGAGCAGGCGCCGTATCGCGAGCCGGTCGGGCGGCTCCGCTGCTTCCGGGGCATTGACACGCTGACGGCCATGCTGATGCTCGCGGAGCTGCATGACTTCCGTCGCTTCGGCTCGGCCCGGGCGTTGATGGCCTTCCTGGGCTTGGTGCCCGGCGAGGACTCCAGCGGCGAGAAGCATCGCCGCGGGCGCATCACCAAAATGGGCAATGCACTGGTCCGCCGGATCCTGGTGGAAGCGAGCTGGCACTATCAGCATCGCCCAGGCGTCGGGCGCGCCCTCAAGGCGCGACGCGTGGGCCAACCGGCTCGGGTGATCGCGATCGCGGACAAGGCGCAACAGCGCCTGTGTCGACGGTGTCGGCGGATGATGGCGGAGCACAAGCCGGCCCCGAAGGTGGCGGTCGTCGAGCGGGAACTGGCGGGGTTCCTGTGGGCGGCCCTGCAACCGCCCGCTGTCGCCTCGGCTTCGCGAGCCTGA